A section of the Malania oleifera isolate guangnan ecotype guangnan chromosome 2, ASM2987363v1, whole genome shotgun sequence genome encodes:
- the LOC131148360 gene encoding uncharacterized protein LOC131148360, with protein MNIGRERLKPISTLVVEFGGDVVHPVGTITLPVTIGTAPQQITSLTDSLVVDRPSVYNIILDHPSLNAARAITSTYHLKMKFPTPHETGMIKENQATARNCYMMTLQSKTKARETLIVKDLEVRGEYLQISKLDDNPTRIPINELSKLLNGFADVFAWLADDIPGIDPAIMEHRLQVDPNHKPVKQKKRSFALERVKVIDEEVTKLVWAKFVRRSTIWSG; from the exons ATGAATATCGGTAGGGAACGCCTCAAACCAATCTCCACCCTGGTGGTCGAGTTTGGAGGAGATGTAGTACATCCTGTGGGAACAATTACGCTACCAGTGACCATAGGGACGGCCCCACAGCAAATCACCTCATTGACGGATTCCCTGGTGGTTGATCGACCATCAGTATACAACATCATATTGGACCACCCATCGCTCAATGCGGCTCGAGCCATAACATCCACTTACCACCTAAAGATGAAATTCCCTACCCCACATGAGACAGGAATGATCAAGGAAAATCAAGCAACAGCTCGAAATTGCTACATGATGACCTTACAAAGCAAAACTAAAGCAAGGGAAACCTTGATCGTTAAAGACCTTGAGGTGAGGGGAGAGTACCTGCAAATTAGCAAGCTGGATGACAACCCTACACGCATACCAATAAATG AACTGAGTAAACTACTAAACGGATTTGCGGACGTGTTTGCCTGGTTGGCCGATGATATACCGGGGATTGACCCTGCAATCATGGAACATAGGTTGCAGGTAGACCCCAACCATAAGCCCGTAAAGCAAAAGAAGAGGAGCTTTGCGTTGGAGCGGGTCAAGGTGATAGATGAGGAGGTAACGAAACTAGTATGGGCGAAATTCGTCAGGAGGTCAACTATCTGGAGTGGCTAA